The following coding sequences are from one Rathayibacter sp. SW19 window:
- a CDS encoding GtrA family protein, with the protein MSERIAPRKARSAFVLQLLKFGTVGGVGFIVNLVVFNALRATIFNPSVEHYGPLYATIVATIVAITVNWIGNRFWAFSDGRQTNTAREGVEFFAVSLVGMLIPLACVWISHYLMGFTSPLADNISNNVVGLGLGTLFRFALYRWWVFSPRRPHALRAAQDAASAAAVADAVAAATASTPTASALAAAEDPGLVGER; encoded by the coding sequence ATGTCAGAACGCATCGCCCCTCGCAAAGCGCGTTCGGCGTTCGTGCTGCAACTTCTGAAGTTCGGCACCGTCGGTGGTGTTGGTTTCATTGTGAACCTGGTCGTGTTCAACGCACTGCGGGCGACGATCTTCAACCCGAGCGTAGAGCACTACGGGCCGCTGTATGCCACGATCGTCGCGACCATCGTCGCCATCACCGTGAATTGGATCGGCAACCGGTTCTGGGCATTCTCCGATGGCCGACAGACGAATACCGCCCGTGAGGGCGTCGAATTCTTCGCCGTCAGCCTGGTAGGCATGCTGATCCCGCTCGCGTGCGTGTGGATCTCCCACTACCTGATGGGGTTCACGTCACCCCTCGCGGACAACATCTCGAACAATGTGGTCGGGCTCGGGCTCGGCACCCTGTTCCGGTTCGCGCTCTACCGCTGGTGGGTCTTCTCCCCGCGCCGCCCGCACGCGCTTCGCGCAGCCCAGGACGCGGCATCCGCAGCGGCTGTGGCAGATGCGGTCGCGGCAGCGACGGCGAGCAC
- a CDS encoding 5-(carboxyamino)imidazole ribonucleotide synthase, with protein sequence MTTRKIVGVIGGGQLARMMIPAAVNLGLELRVLEETVGMSADLAATAAGDYREIETVLAFARTVDVVTFDHEHVPQSVLRALVDEGIAVHPGPDALLYAQDKLLMREKLTELGVPVPDWARVENSQQVGAFLATHGGRAVVKTARGGYDGKGVRVISEAHGADDWFTALAEDGRGGGLLIEEFVDFQRELAQQVARRPSGDVVAWPLVETVQRDGVCAEVIAPAPSSAGRLAEVAEDIAVRVATGLGVTGVLAVELFQTTDDRLLVNELAMRPHNSGHWSIDGSTTSQFEQHLRAVLDLPLGGTGMRDDWSVMVNILGGPTGQSMVERYADAFAAHPLVKVHSYVKESRPGRKVGHVTASGDDLDEVVYQARGAAAFFQG encoded by the coding sequence ATGACCACACGCAAGATCGTCGGAGTGATCGGCGGCGGCCAACTGGCCAGAATGATGATTCCGGCCGCCGTGAATCTTGGGCTTGAGTTGCGCGTGCTCGAAGAGACGGTCGGCATGTCCGCCGATCTGGCCGCCACCGCAGCCGGTGACTACCGTGAAATCGAGACCGTTTTGGCCTTCGCCCGCACTGTCGACGTTGTGACGTTCGATCATGAACACGTGCCGCAGTCGGTGTTGCGAGCACTGGTCGACGAAGGCATTGCCGTGCATCCCGGGCCAGACGCGTTGCTCTATGCACAGGACAAGCTGCTGATGCGCGAGAAACTCACGGAGTTGGGCGTGCCGGTGCCGGATTGGGCGCGGGTGGAGAACTCCCAGCAGGTCGGCGCATTCTTGGCGACGCACGGCGGGCGCGCCGTGGTGAAAACTGCTCGCGGCGGGTACGACGGCAAAGGCGTTCGCGTCATCTCCGAAGCGCACGGAGCCGACGATTGGTTCACGGCGCTGGCGGAGGACGGCCGCGGCGGTGGGCTCCTGATCGAAGAGTTCGTCGACTTCCAACGGGAACTCGCCCAGCAGGTCGCTCGACGACCATCGGGCGACGTCGTCGCCTGGCCGCTCGTCGAGACGGTGCAACGCGACGGCGTGTGTGCAGAGGTGATCGCGCCAGCTCCGAGTTCGGCCGGGCGACTTGCCGAAGTCGCAGAGGACATCGCGGTGCGCGTCGCCACGGGACTCGGCGTGACTGGGGTGCTTGCCGTCGAACTGTTCCAGACCACGGATGACCGGCTGCTCGTCAATGAACTAGCGATGCGGCCGCACAACAGCGGGCATTGGTCGATCGACGGCTCGACGACAAGCCAGTTCGAACAGCACCTTCGCGCGGTGCTCGACCTGCCGCTTGGCGGCACGGGCATGCGCGACGACTGGTCGGTGATGGTCAACATTCTGGGTGGGCCAACCGGGCAGAGCATGGTCGAGAGATACGCGGATGCGTTCGCGGCGCATCCGCTCGTCAAGGTGCACAGCTATGTCAAGGAGTCGCGGCCGGGCCGGAAGGTCGGCCATGTGACCGCCAGCGGTGACGACCTCGACGAGGTGGTGTACCAAGCGCGTGGCGCAGCCGCGTTCTTCCAAGGCTGA
- the purE gene encoding 5-(carboxyamino)imidazole ribonucleotide mutase, whose amino-acid sequence MEAMPLLNSAQPVVAVVMGSDSDWAVMSDASQTLSDFGVAHQVEVVSAHRTPEKMITFGKEAAGRGIKVIIAGAGGAAHLPGMLAAVTTLPVIGVPVPLARLDGLDSLLSIVQMPSGVPVATVSIGGATNAGLLAVKILATADAALTEKLAAHAAGLAASVEQKNAKLLSAL is encoded by the coding sequence ATGGAGGCCATGCCTCTTCTGAATTCCGCGCAGCCCGTGGTCGCCGTCGTGATGGGTTCGGATTCCGACTGGGCTGTCATGAGCGACGCAAGTCAGACACTCAGCGACTTCGGCGTCGCACATCAGGTCGAGGTGGTTTCAGCCCACCGCACACCGGAGAAGATGATCACGTTCGGCAAAGAAGCCGCCGGACGCGGCATCAAGGTGATCATCGCTGGGGCGGGGGGAGCAGCACACTTGCCCGGGATGCTGGCCGCGGTCACGACACTGCCCGTCATCGGTGTGCCCGTGCCGCTGGCCAGGCTTGACGGCCTCGATTCGCTGTTGTCGATCGTGCAGATGCCTTCCGGTGTTCCGGTCGCCACGGTGTCGATCGGCGGTGCGACCAATGCGGGGCTGCTCGCCGTGAAAATTCTTGCGACAGCGGATGCCGCGCTGACTGAAAAATTGGCGGCGCACGCTGCCGGGCTGGCGGCATCCGTCGAGCAGAAGAACGCGAAACTCCTTTCGGCGCTATGA
- a CDS encoding LCP family protein, whose product MSSIASPIRYPDTGSTQLMTRRGWWLVVLNVLIPGSVQVLAGNRRLGRFGLVSTLTLWGLAIVALVVYLLWPSVIYTLFTQTLMLWAVQIVAVGYVVLWIILTLDTLRLVRLVKAAPAARALIAAFSVLLLVVVAGTAAYGAVIAGGARGALSGIFSAGPSQPPVNGRYNIMLLGGDAGPDRDGMRPDSMSVVSIDADTGKAVTIGLPRDLNPTPFSADSPMHALYPNGYGYNDKCDVDVCQLNSIYTEVELYKANLYPNATKQNSEPGIEAMRDALEGATGLKIQYYVLIDMQGFADLIDALGGVDINVTQKLPIGGDENLNGVVSWIMPGEQHMNGYTAQWYARSRHGTSDYDRMARQRQLQDAILKQVNPVNVVTKFNDIAKAGTQVVKTDIPQSMLGYFVDLGMKTRKLPVTNLELVPPLIDTTDPDYTEIHQLVQKALAPATPSPTAG is encoded by the coding sequence ATGAGCAGCATCGCAAGCCCGATCCGTTATCCGGACACCGGTTCCACACAGCTGATGACGCGCCGCGGCTGGTGGCTCGTGGTGCTCAATGTGCTGATCCCGGGGTCTGTGCAGGTGCTTGCCGGAAACCGCAGGCTCGGCCGCTTCGGTCTCGTTTCGACGCTGACACTCTGGGGCCTGGCGATCGTGGCCCTCGTCGTCTATCTGCTCTGGCCAAGTGTGATCTACACGCTCTTCACTCAAACTTTGATGCTGTGGGCCGTTCAGATCGTGGCCGTTGGCTACGTGGTGTTGTGGATTATCCTGACCCTGGACACGCTGCGGCTGGTGAGGCTGGTCAAAGCCGCGCCGGCCGCGAGGGCGCTGATTGCGGCATTCTCTGTGCTGCTCCTGGTCGTTGTCGCGGGCACCGCGGCGTACGGCGCCGTGATCGCCGGCGGTGCACGTGGGGCGCTGAGCGGTATTTTCTCCGCAGGGCCGAGTCAGCCGCCGGTCAACGGCCGGTACAACATCATGCTGCTCGGCGGGGATGCCGGGCCTGACCGAGACGGCATGCGACCGGACAGCATGTCAGTGGTGAGCATCGACGCCGACACGGGCAAAGCGGTGACGATTGGCCTGCCACGCGATCTGAATCCCACGCCGTTCTCGGCCGATTCACCGATGCACGCGCTGTATCCGAACGGCTACGGCTACAACGACAAGTGCGATGTGGATGTCTGCCAGCTCAACTCGATCTACACCGAGGTCGAGCTCTACAAGGCGAACCTGTACCCGAACGCCACCAAGCAGAACAGCGAGCCGGGTATCGAGGCGATGCGGGACGCGCTCGAGGGTGCGACGGGGCTCAAGATTCAGTACTACGTGCTCATCGACATGCAGGGCTTCGCAGACCTGATCGATGCCCTCGGCGGCGTGGACATCAACGTGACGCAGAAGTTGCCGATCGGCGGCGATGAGAACCTGAACGGTGTCGTCAGCTGGATCATGCCCGGTGAGCAGCACATGAACGGCTACACGGCGCAGTGGTATGCGCGTTCGCGGCATGGCACGAGTGATTACGACCGGATGGCGCGGCAGCGGCAGCTGCAGGACGCGATTCTCAAGCAGGTCAATCCTGTGAACGTCGTCACGAAGTTCAACGACATCGCCAAGGCCGGAACACAGGTCGTCAAGACGGATATTCCGCAGTCGATGCTCGGCTACTTCGTAGACCTCGGTATGAAGACCCGCAAGCTGCCGGTGACCAACCTTGAGTTGGTGCCGCCCCTGATCGACACGACCGACCCGGACTACACGGAGATCCACCAGTTGGTGCAGAAGGCGCTGGCGCCGGCGACGCCGTCGCCGACGGCTGGTTGA
- a CDS encoding glycosyltransferase family 4 protein → MTTTLQVIAEQMAALVPNGIGRYSEELTRELIASAPARCEVEAIVAAHPKDELAKIRNRLPGLAHLTTAPLPPKELARAWQYGVRVPIGGNGMVHSPSLLAPLFKHDRLNHGGQVAVTIHDAVPWMHGAEMHTSARGWRKAMAKRALKHADAVIVPTHAVARQLDAALDFGDRIRVIGGAVGSTLRVPSDSDARARDLGLPSDYVLAISSLNPRKALGSLIEAMSLPGAAGLPLVVVGPEEWHGQRVSTAAMEAGLPEGRVLTLGPLDDGDLSVVLDRAGVFVYPSLAEGFGLPVLEAFHFGTPVIHSDDPALLEVSGGAGIAVERTATGSSYPERLADAIGLVLSDGELAGRLRVFGQDRVRAFSWRDSAQLVWQLHADL, encoded by the coding sequence ATGACAACAACGCTGCAGGTGATCGCGGAACAAATGGCCGCGCTGGTTCCTAACGGCATCGGCCGGTACAGCGAGGAACTGACGCGTGAGCTGATCGCCTCCGCACCGGCCAGGTGTGAGGTCGAAGCAATCGTCGCAGCACATCCGAAGGACGAGCTTGCCAAGATCCGCAATCGTCTTCCAGGGCTCGCTCACCTGACGACCGCGCCCCTGCCACCGAAGGAGCTTGCCAGGGCCTGGCAGTATGGCGTTCGGGTGCCGATCGGTGGCAACGGTATGGTGCATTCGCCGAGCCTGCTCGCCCCGTTGTTCAAACACGACCGTCTCAACCATGGTGGGCAAGTTGCCGTCACGATTCATGATGCCGTTCCTTGGATGCACGGTGCTGAAATGCACACCTCTGCTCGCGGATGGCGAAAAGCGATGGCAAAGCGTGCGCTCAAGCATGCTGACGCTGTCATCGTTCCGACACACGCCGTCGCACGCCAGCTCGATGCGGCGCTCGACTTCGGTGACAGGATCCGGGTAATCGGGGGTGCGGTCGGATCGACCCTACGCGTGCCCTCGGACAGTGACGCTCGAGCTCGCGATCTTGGGCTGCCGAGCGACTACGTGCTCGCCATCAGTTCGCTGAATCCACGGAAGGCACTCGGCTCGTTGATCGAAGCGATGAGTCTGCCAGGTGCCGCCGGGCTACCCCTCGTCGTTGTCGGGCCCGAGGAGTGGCACGGGCAACGTGTCTCGACTGCCGCGATGGAAGCAGGCCTGCCTGAAGGACGGGTGCTCACACTGGGTCCACTCGATGACGGGGACCTGTCGGTCGTCCTGGATCGAGCCGGCGTCTTCGTGTATCCCAGTCTCGCCGAAGGCTTTGGGCTGCCCGTGCTCGAAGCATTCCATTTCGGCACGCCCGTGATTCATTCGGACGACCCAGCTCTCCTCGAGGTCTCCGGCGGAGCGGGCATCGCCGTCGAACGTACTGCAACGGGCAGCAGTTATCCCGAACGGCTCGCCGATGCCATCGGGCTAGTGCTCTCCGATGGCGAATTGGCGGGCCGTCTCCGCGTGTTCGGTCAGGATCGCGTGCGAGCGTTCAGTTGGCGTGACTCTGCACAACTCGTCTGGCAGCTGCACGCGGACCTCTGA
- a CDS encoding glycosyltransferase family 2 protein translates to MTTEQTSARPSGGAVDDALACVTVSFRSGDALADLVRSLETGTVLPAHTVVVNNAPDDAIEIGSSVLSIEIVEAGRNLGYGTAVNLAVRKLSDAIEWVLITNPDVRIDTHALERLLDTAQSLPLAGALGPLIRDGRGKVYPSARELPSLRTGIGHALFANVWRGNPWTKRYRGQNRPAGTSWRQTGWLSGSCLLVRRAAFDAIGGFDESYFMYFEDVDLGKRLAEAGWHNVYMPTASVVHTGAHSTATSASAMRTVHHHSAYQYLARKYSSWYLWPLRVALRVGLALRSRLTRGG, encoded by the coding sequence GTGACGACTGAGCAAACCTCCGCTCGCCCCTCTGGCGGTGCTGTCGATGATGCTCTTGCGTGCGTCACCGTCAGTTTTCGTTCCGGGGACGCACTGGCCGACCTCGTTCGTTCTCTCGAGACGGGCACTGTGTTACCTGCGCACACCGTTGTTGTGAACAACGCGCCGGATGACGCTATCGAGATCGGATCCTCCGTCCTCTCGATCGAGATTGTCGAGGCCGGCCGCAATCTCGGCTACGGCACCGCCGTCAACCTCGCTGTACGCAAGCTGAGTGACGCCATCGAGTGGGTGCTGATCACGAACCCCGATGTGCGGATCGATACGCACGCACTCGAGCGGCTTCTCGACACGGCTCAATCGTTGCCGCTCGCCGGGGCATTGGGTCCGCTGATCCGGGACGGCCGTGGCAAGGTTTACCCTTCTGCGCGCGAGCTTCCTTCGTTGCGTACCGGCATCGGGCATGCCCTGTTCGCCAATGTGTGGCGGGGCAACCCGTGGACAAAACGCTACCGCGGCCAAAATCGGCCTGCTGGCACGTCCTGGCGACAGACCGGGTGGCTCAGCGGCTCCTGCCTGCTGGTACGACGCGCGGCTTTCGATGCCATCGGCGGGTTCGATGAAAGCTACTTCATGTACTTTGAAGACGTCGATCTCGGCAAACGGTTAGCTGAGGCCGGTTGGCACAACGTATACATGCCGACGGCGTCCGTCGTACACACCGGCGCACATTCCACGGCGACATCGGCATCAGCCATGCGCACGGTGCACCACCACAGCGCATATCAATACCTGGCACGCAAGTACAGCTCCTGGTATCTGTGGCCGCTGCGCGTCGCGCTGCGCGTCGGACTGGCGCTGCGTTCGCGGCTGACGCGCGGCGGTTGA
- the rfbD gene encoding dTDP-4-dehydrorhamnose reductase, protein MRYLVTGASGMLGRDLQAALVGRDVSALGHADLDITDPDAVRAAVAGHDAVINAAAYTKVDDAETHEDDAHAVNATGAQNLAIASAEIGARLVQVSTDYVFRGDATTPYPEDAPRDPINAYGRTKADGERLAIAAHPDGTYVVRTAWIYGEHGSNFAKTMLRLAGSHKTVSVVTDQLGQPTWTGDLAAQIVQLLDADAPAGVYHGTNSGEASWFDFTKAIFSAVGLDPARVLPTDSSSFVRPALRPAYSVLGHDAWAAVGLSPLRDWREALAEAAATGALE, encoded by the coding sequence GTGCGCTACCTCGTCACCGGAGCATCCGGAATGCTGGGCCGCGATCTGCAGGCCGCATTGGTCGGCCGTGACGTCTCCGCGCTCGGTCACGCCGATCTGGACATCACCGATCCCGACGCGGTTCGAGCCGCTGTTGCCGGGCACGACGCCGTCATCAACGCCGCTGCTTATACAAAAGTTGATGACGCCGAAACTCACGAAGATGATGCACACGCGGTAAATGCGACGGGCGCGCAGAATCTGGCGATCGCATCGGCAGAGATCGGCGCACGACTGGTGCAGGTTTCGACGGACTATGTGTTTCGTGGGGACGCGACCACACCGTACCCGGAGGACGCTCCCCGCGACCCCATCAACGCATACGGCCGGACTAAGGCTGATGGCGAGCGTCTCGCGATCGCTGCGCATCCGGACGGCACCTACGTAGTCCGCACGGCTTGGATTTACGGCGAGCATGGCTCTAACTTCGCCAAGACCATGCTCCGGTTGGCCGGGTCGCACAAGACGGTAAGCGTGGTGACAGACCAACTCGGGCAGCCGACTTGGACCGGTGACCTCGCCGCCCAAATCGTGCAGCTGCTCGACGCGGATGCTCCGGCCGGCGTGTATCACGGCACAAACTCGGGCGAGGCGAGCTGGTTCGATTTCACCAAGGCGATCTTCTCGGCCGTTGGCTTGGACCCGGCACGCGTGCTGCCGACGGATAGCTCTTCGTTCGTTCGACCTGCTCTGCGCCCCGCCTATTCCGTGTTGGGGCACGACGCTTGGGCCGCAGTCGGCCTCAGCCCACTGCGCGATTGGCGCGAGGCGCTGGCCGAGGCTGCGGCGACGGGTGCTCTCGAGTGA
- the rfbB gene encoding dTDP-glucose 4,6-dehydratase — protein MKILVTGGAGFIGSNFVHYVLQNTNHDVTVLDKLTYAGNLTSLEGLPTDRFKFVKGDIADAAVVDDLFAGHDAVVHYAAESHNDNSLDNPRPFLDTNIIGTYTLLEAARKHNTRFHHISTDEVYGDLKLDDQQRFTESTPYNPSSPYSSTKAGSDLLVRAWVRSFGVQATISNCSNNYGPYQHVEKFIPRQITNVLRGVRPKLYGSGENVRDWIHANDHSSAVLTILDKGTIGETYLIGADGEKNNKDVVQLILTELGQPADAYDHVIDRPGHDLRYAIDSSKLRRELGWAPQFSDFRAGLADTINWYQNNEAWWSPQKDVTEARYTAQGQ, from the coding sequence ATGAAGATTCTCGTCACCGGCGGAGCCGGTTTCATCGGTTCCAACTTCGTGCACTATGTGCTGCAGAACACCAATCACGACGTAACGGTTCTCGACAAGCTCACGTACGCCGGCAACCTTACTTCGCTTGAAGGTCTCCCTACCGACCGGTTCAAGTTCGTCAAAGGCGACATTGCAGACGCTGCTGTCGTCGACGACCTATTTGCGGGCCACGACGCCGTCGTTCATTATGCCGCCGAGAGTCACAACGACAACTCGCTCGACAACCCCCGCCCATTTCTCGACACCAACATCATCGGCACGTACACGCTGCTTGAGGCTGCTCGCAAGCACAACACGCGCTTCCATCACATCTCGACGGACGAGGTCTACGGCGACCTTAAGCTCGACGACCAGCAACGTTTTACCGAAAGCACGCCGTACAACCCGTCGAGCCCATATTCGTCGACCAAGGCCGGGAGCGACCTCCTGGTGCGCGCCTGGGTGCGCTCCTTCGGCGTTCAGGCGACGATCTCGAACTGCTCCAACAACTACGGCCCATACCAGCATGTGGAGAAGTTCATCCCGCGCCAGATCACCAACGTGTTGCGGGGCGTGCGCCCGAAACTCTACGGCTCCGGTGAGAACGTGCGCGACTGGATCCACGCCAACGATCACTCCTCCGCCGTGCTGACGATTCTCGACAAGGGCACCATCGGCGAAACATATCTCATCGGCGCAGACGGTGAGAAGAACAACAAAGACGTCGTGCAACTGATCCTGACCGAACTCGGCCAACCGGCAGATGCCTATGATCACGTCATCGACCGACCCGGCCACGATCTGCGCTACGCGATCGACTCCAGCAAGCTCCGTCGTGAGCTCGGCTGGGCACCTCAATTCTCGGACTTCCGGGCGGGCCTGGCAGACACGATTAACTGGTATCAGAACAACGAAGCTTGGTGGTCGCCGCAGAAAGACGTCACCGAGGCCCGCTACACCGCACAAGGACAGTGA
- a CDS encoding dTDP-4-dehydrorhamnose 3,5-epimerase family protein, producing MQIRELAVPDSYEITPQLHADDRGVFLEWYRFDRLEETIGHSLNLRQGNTSVSKRGSVRGIHFADIPPSQAKYVTATHGAVLDYVIDIRVGSPTFGKWDSVLLDDTDRRAIYVAEGLGHCFVALTDNATVSYLVTDVYNPSHEHGINPLDPDIALVFPPEAGELLLSPKDTEASGLTDAAASGFLPTWEAARSLYASLDSASLNSKDD from the coding sequence GTGCAGATCCGTGAGTTAGCAGTTCCCGATTCCTATGAGATTACTCCTCAACTACACGCCGACGATCGTGGTGTGTTCCTGGAGTGGTATCGCTTCGATCGGCTCGAAGAGACGATCGGGCACTCGTTGAATCTTCGGCAGGGCAACACGTCCGTCTCAAAGCGCGGGTCGGTGCGCGGCATCCATTTCGCGGACATTCCACCGAGTCAGGCCAAGTACGTGACAGCTACACACGGCGCCGTGCTGGATTACGTGATTGACATCCGCGTGGGTTCTCCGACGTTCGGCAAATGGGACTCCGTGTTGCTCGACGACACGGATCGTCGAGCGATATATGTTGCCGAAGGCCTTGGGCACTGCTTTGTTGCGCTCACCGACAATGCGACAGTGAGCTATCTCGTGACGGACGTTTACAACCCCTCGCACGAGCACGGCATCAATCCGCTCGACCCCGACATCGCGCTTGTGTTTCCGCCAGAGGCCGGCGAGCTTCTGCTGTCCCCGAAAGACACAGAGGCAAGTGGCCTCACTGACGCCGCAGCATCCGGCTTCCTGCCTACTTGGGAAGCGGCGCGCAGCTTATATGCATCCCTGGACAGTGCCTCTCTCAACAGCAAGGACGACTAG
- the rfbA gene encoding glucose-1-phosphate thymidylyltransferase RfbA, with translation MRGIILAGGSGTRLWPITKGISKQLMPIYDKPMIYYPLSTLMMADIKEILIITTPEYNEQFRALLGDGSDLGIHLDYAIQPSPDGLAQAFIIGEEFIGDESVALVLGDNIFHGAGLGSSLRAHGDIDGALIFAYHVSNPTSYGVVEFDADFRAVSIEEKPDTPKSNYAVPGLYFYDNSVIEIAKAIEPSARGELEISTVNERYLTAGKLQVQVLDRGTAWLDTGTFESMMQASDYVRVIEDRQGFKVGCIEEIAWRAGWIDDAQMARLAEPLLKSGYGAYVKGLLNG, from the coding sequence ATGCGTGGCATCATCCTCGCCGGCGGGTCAGGTACGCGGCTGTGGCCGATCACCAAGGGCATTTCAAAGCAGCTCATGCCGATCTACGACAAACCGATGATCTACTACCCGTTGTCGACGCTGATGATGGCCGACATCAAAGAGATCTTGATCATCACCACCCCTGAATATAACGAGCAGTTTCGCGCATTGCTTGGTGATGGCTCCGATCTCGGCATTCACCTGGACTACGCGATTCAGCCGTCTCCCGATGGCCTGGCGCAGGCGTTCATCATCGGCGAGGAGTTCATCGGCGACGAATCGGTGGCATTGGTGCTGGGCGACAACATCTTCCACGGGGCTGGCCTGGGATCGTCATTACGCGCGCATGGTGATATCGACGGTGCGCTGATCTTCGCTTACCACGTCAGCAATCCGACGTCGTACGGCGTTGTCGAGTTCGACGCCGACTTCAGGGCGGTCTCGATTGAAGAGAAGCCGGATACGCCCAAGAGCAACTACGCCGTGCCTGGCCTTTATTTTTATGACAACTCGGTCATCGAGATTGCTAAGGCGATCGAGCCGAGTGCCCGAGGCGAGTTGGAGATATCAACAGTCAATGAGAGGTATCTCACCGCGGGCAAGCTGCAGGTGCAGGTTCTCGATCGGGGAACAGCATGGCTCGACACCGGGACCTTCGAATCGATGATGCAGGCGTCTGACTACGTACGGGTGATCGAAGACCGGCAAGGCTTTAAGGTGGGTTGCATCGAAGAGATCGCGTGGCGCGCTGGGTGGATCGACGATGCGCAGATGGCGCGGCTGGCCGAACCGCTGTTGAAGAGCGGATACGGTGCATACGTCAAAGGGCTATTGAATGGTTAG
- a CDS encoding rhamnosyltransferase WsaF family glycosyltransferase: MLNRSIRVIREQGAKAFFAKSSRVVLRPFRILRDEGPRSLTARLLGKAYQRVSVNSPMMLVAMDDAAGVDWTQPAAQLADPITVADGPVKIAWIMSPPGKESGGHQNLFRFIKFAEQAGHRCTIYLYTSSGGAVSVPEVNAMLSSTDAYPHLDADIRMYDTRKGVDADTQALFATGWETAYPAYLDGSRARRFYFVQDFEPSFYPLGSESILAENTYRFGFHGITAGGWLSHKLNAEYGMKTDHFDFAVDKSRYSVTNTQRRDEIFFYARPVTPRRAFELGVLALTEFARLRPDITINMAGWDVSNWNIPFDYKNLASLEISELNEVYNRCAAGLVMSLSNMSLLPLELISSGVAPVVNDGANNRMVSDNPYIEYVPLSPIAVAKRLVEVIERPDAPQRAVAMSQSVATVDWADSGVQFVTAFEQAMRG, from the coding sequence GTGTTGAACAGAAGCATTCGAGTCATCCGGGAACAAGGCGCCAAGGCGTTCTTTGCCAAATCGTCGCGGGTGGTGCTCCGGCCTTTTCGCATTCTCCGCGACGAAGGCCCGCGGTCGCTGACTGCCCGGCTGTTGGGCAAGGCCTACCAGCGGGTGAGCGTGAACAGTCCGATGATGCTTGTTGCGATGGATGACGCGGCCGGGGTGGACTGGACCCAGCCGGCAGCGCAACTGGCCGATCCGATCACGGTCGCTGATGGCCCGGTAAAGATCGCGTGGATCATGTCACCGCCCGGAAAAGAATCGGGTGGCCATCAGAATCTCTTCCGTTTCATCAAGTTTGCAGAACAAGCTGGTCACCGCTGCACCATCTACCTGTACACGTCGAGTGGTGGCGCGGTCAGCGTTCCTGAGGTCAACGCGATGTTGTCGTCGACCGACGCTTATCCGCACCTTGATGCAGACATCCGTATGTACGACACGCGTAAAGGTGTCGACGCCGACACCCAAGCGCTATTTGCAACCGGGTGGGAGACTGCTTATCCCGCATACCTTGACGGCTCGCGTGCCCGTCGGTTCTACTTCGTTCAAGACTTCGAGCCGAGCTTTTACCCGTTGGGCAGCGAATCTATTCTTGCCGAGAATACCTACCGCTTCGGGTTCCACGGCATTACTGCGGGGGGTTGGCTTTCCCACAAGCTCAACGCGGAATATGGGATGAAGACCGACCACTTCGACTTCGCGGTCGACAAGAGTCGCTATAGCGTCACAAACACGCAGCGGCGCGACGAAATCTTTTTCTATGCCCGACCAGTGACGCCTCGGAGGGCGTTCGAACTCGGAGTACTTGCGCTCACCGAGTTCGCTCGGCTCAGACCGGATATCACAATCAACATGGCCGGCTGGGATGTGTCGAACTGGAACATCCCATTCGACTACAAGAACCTCGCAAGCTTGGAGATCTCGGAACTCAATGAGGTGTACAACAGGTGCGCGGCAGGGTTGGTGATGTCTCTGTCGAACATGTCACTGCTTCCCTTGGAATTGATTTCGAGCGGTGTCGCACCAGTGGTCAATGACGGAGCGAACAACCGGATGGTGTCCGACAATCCGTACATTGAGTATGTGCCACTTTCTCCGATCGCCGTTGCGAAGCGCCTCGTCGAGGTTATTGAAAGGCCCGACGCGCCGCAACGAGCGGTCGCAATGTCTCAGTCTGTCGCAACTGTCGACTGGGCGGATTCCGGCGTTCAGTTCGTCACAGCGTTTGAGCAGGCGATGCGTGGCTAA